Proteins encoded in a region of the Anopheles ziemanni chromosome 2, idAnoZiCoDA_A2_x.2, whole genome shotgun sequence genome:
- the LOC131294054 gene encoding uncharacterized protein LOC131294054: MAAETDRKIAPNHRRIHPKAAQCRSSPGGWSRFRRDNYDALPTRTSSRRRALDRGRRRWLAALLIMVACLPGSEAAAAPLPKSPPTSSYGRGHPMFKRMGGMADSTRISNLTRLHSGDLFYTFESEKCDTDTCVGLSSGTAELSIGGDRSGGAGSGPPRVPGSTDHIKEIDMSADAGIECKCQCLPHLSTYREDLGICVDDIRECTLAPFISGSSSEKIPFVFLPHRGQIVHPSREIGFPGVKMPMCAVSAAQYLTTNGWAELRNPIDTDVPFRLFRDEGRIYLQWLGEPELRQRMQGRLVLVHLMCRDMTPRLLLPDGRTAPHHHDDMQMPMNQNIFTPCIAFRVVGTPIKYVNNVTEVSFSSETHVEQQSGLSTKEYIVIAVCSLCLGLIYIASVFLYIHMKKRKNRAGSDDDASAMKNDYSTYQQNDQVTFGVGMGAAVSPFGGQARASFIGRNALGGSQRQVGGPTVGGHRGLGNNVGLHAEEMGIVKSNPLLKHFPNLSDNSGFISDNSNSVSEFEDDLTTDVEKQMQTGKHQPKNYSGRTEMDGEFRLQAQQQQQQQSQQLSQQSALMLHHHHHHHLQQQQQQQDPLSSGGQDTECLPEENVSIVEELNNEEKLESMKSIVNGTMRRKLYFNPAYFEPHLLVSPPPAAIEFLNKIREVITIAKYKMSSKRFQPSLNIIPEELQQAAGSETYAAVQTAPASRRSSLISSRKDSSRKSVCSGCPGCEKKPNGGESVMVPSSNCRNCGDKQNSIRKWLEDVSSTHGDGIAEADIYGSKTNLLVAGESKDGATEGGSKGSEGDGGITNVAFVADQSLESLKSGDERAAPESLPIRPEIKKQPKALRQVKQTGSLHSDSSSTSDNETIVANSVKGRAASVVRVPSASKSVRSDTSSAPKIVSHSLKSEVTGKVSKFGPMPDGSGALMKNSSFIYEEAQKPSQSNQDLYIRNTNNSVANLETNKVYDKRDLYSITGSEIYNNPQFETSPLMPHKKLPVGAHSNHHHHHHGKKFGTGGKVHAPPVAPFGTAAGKRQPEVHDQYANVKQMKLRNISEMPDMVYEALAMDQRKIKSWSERHADRLMAAETAEYNLDSSDSRFSSIDRHERYRNEKFFHDFLNSDQECNTLGNRSGKNSFSKYQPDSPIYSRKSPHYLIVDYETDSLERVTSKTPMSFNTSTTNSSDPGSQPSPSLSAALPLEEEVEIRNAIYDRVEGFRKDTDTIKTEREAVSIRSEEYEDVPQASAKKAPKIKCDTPFQGSITIEVEHSPDDCDLSTDSDQFEPDTLDRKPKRGGQSAAVSRHRSNVWETDRARSVVDSSNMTSLPADLNIVLKSTGSFKNETTFGSLREIYESKNGKVNVSNAPVRSSFNNLADLDVKTGKLLTLETRHSRRQRTNALDPLIPAPKLMPPDLIPPESTVSNGRQAALYDHPRLQPRKVEDYGAPPKHLACWSNSEKLSNQPTGPAPKPNFCTGENYESINSLTAESDSTQFTGISDHDQSTGSSSNSTGKTRPERKLPNYSHVQKGQSIGDQSLYITDKSEYARIDEKSNQDLGGILGNYMSLGEMNNKNFLQQVDSKLYDLRSRQSAQLASKTKFIEDIDKIEVLSTKTLSNYSYPISRSGAPSINPKDGDDEKPIYDISAPIPIESSAASSTKVFRVELNQSSNGMQIAMGLRDRVKKSKDLKNAWKKFIGIATSKFNGKPGGDSELEKTSDSSDILEKDEGISSLIDDSSGSGAYGGLRHHHHHHRKRSSPPTVVPEDGEKPSTSRTITVVRSSSRSSAKEQDSGYMSADSSESKLNGKKIYERFNFSSQPPDGAVEGTIAEENKYEVCAAQESNANCGPSNETYGATDTAGTNRSGSSSGAGSSGGRGDKSSIARPRSPPPPLPPPNPPPPPPPTATIPSKKAPGSAVKVIEKPHSKPPPPPPSPPTTITTTTIGKLARNEPGSSRQHGTTTNGVFFNTTDAISVRVYSSDDEKFDGSDDASCISDDDDLDSQLDDISESGAESVETHSVFFKNIRKPSHLSVASNADRALAAAVH, from the exons AATGCACACTAGCGCCATTCATCAGCGGATCGAGCTCGGAAAAGATCCCGTTCGTCTTTTTGCCCCACCGTGGCCAAATCGTTCATCCGAGTCGCGAGATTGGGTTTCCAG GTGTCAAGATGCCGATGTGTGCGGTGTCGGCCGCCCAGTACCTCACCACCAACGGCTGGGCCGAGCTGCGCAACCCGATCGACACCGACGTCCCGTTCCGGCTGTTCCGCGACGAGGGCCGCATCTACCTGCAGTGGCTCGGCGAGCCGGAGTTGCGCCAGCGGATGCAGGGCCGGCTCGTGCTGGTGCACCTGATGTGCCGCGACATGACGCCCCGCCTGCTGCTGCCGGATGGCCGGACCGCCCCGCACCACCACG ATGACATGCAGATGCCGATGAATCAAAACATCTTCACGCCGTGCATCGCTTTCCGCGTCGTCGGAACACCCATTAAATACGTCAACA ATGTAACAGAGGTATCATTTTCCTCCGAGACGCACGTCGAACAGCAATCGGGTCTCTCCACGAAAGAGTACATCGTGATCGCAGTATGCAGCCTCTGCCTCGGCCTGATCTACATTGCGTCGGTTTTTCTCTACATCCACATGAAGAAACGGAAGAATAGGGCCGGCTCGGACGATGACGCGAGCGCCATGAAGAACGACTACTCCACGTACCAGCAGAACGACCAGGTGACGTTCGGCGTCGGCATGGGGGCGGCCGTCAGCCCATTCGGGGGTCAGGCACGGGCCAGCTTCATCGGACGCAACGCGCTGGGGGGCAGTCAACGGCAGGTCGGTGGACCGACTGTTGGAGGCCACCGGGGCTTGGGTAACAACGTGGGGCTGCACGCGGAAGAGATGGGCATCGTCAAGAGCAACCCGCTGCTGAAACACTTCCCCAACCTGAGCGACAATTCGGGCTTCATCAGTGACAATTCCAATTCGGTGTCGGAGTTTGAGGATGATCTGACGACCGACGTTGAGAAACAG ATGCAAACCGGCAAACATCAGCCAAAAAACTACTCAGGGCGTACCGAAATGGATGGCGAATTTCGCCTTcaggcgcagcagcagcagcagcagcagtcgcaacAGCTGTCCCAGCAGTCGGCACTGATgctccatcaccaccaccaccaccatctgcagcaacagcaacagcagcaggatcCGCTGAGTTCTGGTGGCCAGGATACGGAGTGTCTGCCCGAGGAAAATGTATCCATTGTCGAAGAACTGAACAACGAAGAAAAACTCGAAAGCATGAAGTCCATCGTGAACGGTACGATGCGCAGGAAATTGTACTTCAACCCAGCCTACTTCGAGCCGCATCTTTTGGTG TCACCTCCACCGGCAGCTATCGAGTTCCTTAATAAGATACGAGAAGTGATCACGATCGCAAAGTACAAGATGTCCTCGAAACGATTCCAACCGTCGTTGAACATCATCCCCGAGGAGCTGCAGCAAGCGGCCGGTTCGGAGACGTACGCGGCCGTCCAGACGGCCCCGGCCAGTCGACGCAGCTCACTGATCAGCTCGCGCAAGGATAGCTCCCGCAAGAGCGTTTGCTCTGGATGTCCCGGGTGCGAGAAGAAACCGAACGGCGGCGAATCGGTAATGGTGCCGTCCAGCAACTGTCGTAACTGTGGCGACAAGCAGAACAGCATCCGGAAGTGGCTCGAGGACGTTTCGTCGACGCACGGCGATGGTATTGCGGAGGCGGACATTTACGGCAGTAAAACGAACCTACTCGTCGCGGGAGAATCGAAGGACGGCGCAACGGAGGGAGGATCGAAGGGAAGTGAAGGTGACGGTGGCATTACGAACGTCGCGTTCGTTGCCGATCAGTCGCTGGAGTCTCTGAAATCAGGCGACGAACGAGCTGCACCGGAGTCGTTGCCGATTCGACCGGAAATTAAAAAGCAACCGAAAGCCCTCCGGCAGGTGAAGCAGACCGGGAGTTTACATAGCGACAGTTCGTCAACGTCGGACAACGAGACGATCGTAGCGAACAGCGTGAAGGGACGGGCTGCGTCGGTCGTGCGGGTTCCTTCCGCAAGCAAGTCGGTGCGATCGGATACGAGTTCGGCTCCGAAAATTGTATCGCATAGTTTAAAGTCGGAGGTGACAGGGAAGGTGAGTAAGTTTGGGCCGATGCCGGATGGGTCGGGGGCGCTCATGAAAAACAGCAGCTTCATCTACGAAGAGGCACAGAAACCGTCCCAGAGTAATCAGGATCTGTACATCCGAAATACGAACAACTCGGTGGCGAACCTGGAAACGAATAAGGTGTACGATAAGCGTGACCTGTACAGTATCACCGGGAGTGAGATCTACAACAATCCTCAGTTTGAGACGTCTCCCCTGATGCCGCACAAGAAGCTTCCGGTGGGAGCACACTcgaaccaccatcatcaccatcatggGAAAAAGTTCGGTACCGGAGGGAAGGTTCATGCGCCACCCGTTGCTCCTTTCGGGACGGCAGCAGGGAAACGTCAGCCGGAAGTTCACGATCAGTACGCCAATGTGAAGCAGATGAAGTTGCGCAATATCAGCGAAATGCCGGACATGGTGTACGAGGCGCTGGCGATGGATCAGCGTAAGATCAAGTCGTGGTCGGAGCGACACGCAGATCGACTGATGGCGGCCGAAACGGCCGAGTACAATCTCGATTCGTCCGACAGTCGCTTCAGTAGCATCGATCGTCACGAGCGCTACCGAAATGAGAAGTTCTTTCACGACTTCCTAAACTCCGACCAGGAGTGCAACACGCTCGGGAACCGCTCGGGTAAGAACTCGTTCAGCAAGTACCAGCCCGACTCGCCAATCTACTCGCGCAAGTCACCTCACTATCTGATCGTCGACTACGAGACGGACAGCCTTGAGCGAGTCACCTCGAAGACGCCGATGAGCTTCAACACGTccaccaccaacagcagcGATCCGGGCTCGCAACCGTCGCCATCGCTCAGCGCAGCCTTGCCGCTGGAAGAGGAGGTCGAGATACGCAATGCCATATACGATCGGGTGGAGGGTTTTAGAAAGGATACTGACACGATCAAGACGGAACGCGAAGCCGTCAGTATCCGGTCCGAAGAGTACGAAGACGTTCCGCAAGCGTCGGCGAAGAAGGCGCCGAAGATCAAGTGCGACACGCCCTTTCAGGGCAGTATAACGATCGAGGTTGAGCACAGCCCGGACGATTGTGACCTGTCCACCGATAGTGACCAGTTCGAGCCGGATACGCTCGATCGAAAACCGAAACGGGGTGGCCAATCCGCGGCGGTGAGTCGCCATCGGAGTAACGTGTGGGAAACCGACCGGGCGCGTTCGGTGGTGGATTCATCCAACATGACGTCGCTTCCGGCCGATCTCAACATTGTGCTGAAGTCGACTGGTTCGTTTAAAAACGAGACCACCTTTGGCAGCCTCCGGGAGATCTACGAGTCGAAGAATGGGAAGGTCAACGTTAGCAACGCTCCGGTTCGAAGTTCCTTCAACAATCTGGCGGATCTTGACGTGAAGACGGGTAAGCTGTTGACGCTCGAAACACGCCACTCGCGCCGTCAACGAACAAACGCCCTAGATCCACTGATACCAGCTCCGAAGCTGATGCCACCGGACCTTATACCCCCCGAGAGTACGGTCTCGAACGGCCGTCAGGCTGCACTCTACGATCATCCCCGGTTACAACCGCGAAAGGTTGAAGATTATGGTGCACCGCCAAAGCATCTGGCCTGCTGGAGTAATAGCGAAAAGCTCTCGAATCAACCGACCGGTCCTGCTCCGAAACCCAACTTCTGCACGGGTGAGAACTACGAATCGATCAACAGTCTCACGGCCGAGAGCGACTCGACGCAGTTCACGGGTATCTCCGACCACGACCAGTCGACGGGTTCCAGCAGCAATAGCACGGGGAAGACTCGTCCGGAACGCAAGCTCCCTAACTACAGCCATGTGCAGAAGGGTCAATCAATCGGTGATCAGTCGCTTTACATCACCGACAAGTCGGAGTACGCGAGGATCGACGAAAAATCGAACCAGGACCTGGGAGGTATCCTCGGGAACTACATGTCGCTGGGTGAGATGAACAACAAGAACTTCTTGCAGCAAGTAGACAGCAAGCTTTACGACCTTCGTAGTCGGCAGTCGGCGCAGCTTGCGAGCAAGACGAAGTTCATCGAGGATATCGACAAGATTGAGGTACTGTCGACGAAGACGCTGTCCAACTACAGCTACCCGATCAGTCGTAGTGGCGCTCCCTCGATTAACCCGAAGGACGGTGACGACGAGAAGCCGATCTACGACATCAGTGCGCCGATACCGATCGAGTCGTCGGCAGCGTCCTCAACGAAGGTGTTCCGCGTGGAGCTGAACCAGTCCTCGAACGGCATGCAGATCGCGATGGGATTGCGAGATCGCGTGAAGAAATCGAAGGATTTGAAGAACGCCTGGAAGAAGTTCATCGGTATCGCCACGTCCAAGTTCAATGGAAAACCTGGCGGTGACTCGGAGCTGGAGAAAACGTCCGACTCGTCGGACATCCTAGAGAAGGACGAGGGCATTTCATCGTTGATCGACGACTCGTCGGGAAGTGGAGCTTACGGGGGCTTACgacatcaccatcaccatcatcgaaAGCGATCCTCACCACCGACGGTGGTGCCGGAAGACGGAGAGAAACCATCGACATCGCGTACGATCACGGTCGTCCGAAGTAGTTCGAGGTCGAGTGCTAAGGAACAGGACAGTGGCTACATGAGTGCCGATTCGAGCGAGTCGAAGCTGAACGGGAAGAAGATCTACGAACGGTTCAACTTTAGCTCACAACCTCCCGATGGTGCCGTAGAGGGTACGATCGCGGAAGAGAACAAGTACGAGGTGTGCGCTGCCCAGGAATCGAACGCCAACTGTGGTCCGTCCAACGAAACCTACGGTGCAACAGATACGGCCGGCACAAACCGGAGCGGATCGTCCTCGGGAGCTGGATCCAGTGGAGGACGAGGCGATAAGTCGTCGATTGCCCGACCTCGATCGCCTCCACCACCGTTACCACCACCGAACCCACCACCTCCGCCTCCTCCAACGGCTACGATTCCCTCGAAGAAGGCACCGGGAAGCGCAGTCAAGGTGATCGAAAAACCTCACTCcaagccaccaccaccaccgccatctCCACCGACCacaatcaccaccaccactatcgGGAAGCTAGCACGCAACGAGCCGGGTTCCTCCCGGCAGCAcggaaccaccaccaacggagTGTTCTTCAACACCACCGATGCCATCAGCGTGCGCGTGTACTCGTCCGACGATGAAAAGTTCGACGGCAGTGACGATGCGTCCTGCATCTCCGACGATGACGATCTCGACTCGCAGCTGGACGACATTTCCGAGTCCGGTGCGGAAAGTGTCGAGACGCACTCGGTGTTCTTCAAGAACATACGCAAACCGTCCCATCTCTCCGTGGCATCCAACGCCGATCGGGCACTGGCTGCCGCTGTCCACTGA
- the LOC131281060 gene encoding SAP30-binding protein translates to MSSKNSALASLTATYTDSENEGDHRTDDESPQSDGESSVSQIRSRQQTPLRDMSESSGTPIAQTNNIANVLSKSADPSGASDNGTPGPPRKKALRLVSYIDDTIVSDDENNSPAHDEVKSAAEVEEEPEPERSPSPQKLDRAKLYGFSLPPEPKGKCSQELQDKIAALYERMKNSNMDTNRNIQERKEFRNPSIYEKLIQFCDINELGTNYPPDVFDPFQWGKESYYEELAKAQKIEMEKVEKARKEATKTEIQTGVKRMDPDESKKRKSKWDQPGVLGAAPGMLGAAAAVAVVNALKPAGIIQQTLTTTATGTKGTVISAFGSLPKKPKI, encoded by the exons aTGAGTTCTAAAAACTCCGCACTTGCATCACTAACAGCAACCTACACAGATTCCGAAAATGAAGGAGACCACAGGACAGACGATGAGTCTCCGCAATCGGACGGGGAGAGTTCTGTGTCACAG ATCCGTTCCCGACAGCAAACACCTTTGAGGGATATGTCGGAAAGCTCCGGCACACCCATCGCGCAAACCAACAACATCGCAAACGTCCTAAGCAAATCAGCCGACCCGAGTGGTGCAAGCGACAATGGAACACCGGGACCGCCTCGTAAGAAAGCACTACGTTTAGTGAGCTACATTGACGACACAATCGTATCCGACGATGAAAACAACTCTCCGGCCCATGATGAAGTCAAATCGGCAGCGGAAGTGGAAGAAGAGCCCGAGCCTGAGCGAAGCCCTTCGCCGCAAAAGTTGGATCGCGCGAAACTGTACGGGTTCAGTTTGCCCCCGGAGCCGAAGGGAAAGTGCTCGCAGGAGTTGCAGGATAAAATAGCCGCACTGTACGAGCGCATGAAGAACTCCAACATGGACACAAACCGGAACATTCAGGAGCGGAAGGAATTCCGCAATCCCAGCATCTATGAGAAGCTCATTCAGTTCTGCGACATTAACGAACTCGGCACGAACTATCCACCGGATGTGTTCGACCCGTTCCAGTGGGGCAAGGAATCGTACTACGAAGAGCTGGCGAAGGCACAAAAGATCGAAATGGAGAAGGTCGAGAAGGCACGTAAGGAAGCGACGAAAACGGAAATCCAAACCGGCGTCAAGCGGATGGATCCGGATGAGTCGAAGAAGCGAAAATCGAAATGGGACCAACCGGGCGTTCTGGGAGCGGCACCTGGAATGCTCGGAGCAGCGGCTGCGGTCGCTGTCGTTAATGCGCTAAAGCCAGCCGGTATCATTCAGCAAACGTTGACGACCACGGCCACCGGGACGAAGGGGACGGTCATATCTGCTTTCGGATCGTTACCAAAGAAGCCCAAAATTTAA
- the LOC131294884 gene encoding translation initiation factor eIF-2B subunit beta — protein MKQITEESAIYPHKSISGFIQEVRLRKITGSHKLTSKTLSLVTDLIAKEPWQTAEELLALIRTQGSFLAAALPHDIVIANTIRRIMKIVREEYDSSRVVHFDDAQSILSLHKLVTQGADPERGNYSKPMPGLKTALVDHLSEIGTELETTAENISAQAAEHIHSAELIMTIGYSRAVEKFLKKAAESRPIEVVVVECAPDCLGQQLAANLGRAKIQTTLISDAAIFAIMSRINKIIIGTHSVLANGGLQALCGTYSLALSAKHFSVPVIVLAPTYKLTPVHLCNYEQGDFNILNNTEAVLPFKCPAARFTKAYNPLFDYVPPELVTLFITNNGANAPSYVYRLISELYHPEDNQL, from the exons ATGAAGCAAATCACTGAAGAATCTGCTATTTATCCGCATAAAAGCATATCTGGATTTATTCAAGAAGTTCGCCTGAG AAAAATAACGGGGTCGCACAAGCTGACTTCAAAGACCCTGTCTCTGGTGACGGATTTGATCGCCAAGGAACCATGGCAGACAGCGGAAGAACTTTTGGCATTAATTCGCACGCAAGGAAGTTTCCTTGCCGCCGCGTTGCCCCACGATATCGTCATAGCAAACACGATCCGGCGCATCATGAAAATCGTACGCGAAGAATACGATTCCTCCCGAGTGGTCCATTTCGATGACGCGCAAAGCATACTTTCACTTCACAAGCTGGTGACGCAAGGTGCTGATCCTGAAAGGGGCAACTACTCGAAACCAATGCCTGGGCTAAAGACGGCACTAGTGGATCACCTTTCGGAAATCGGTACCGAGCtggagacgacggcggaaaacatttccgcacAAGCGGCAGAGCACATCCATTCGGCGGAACTGATCATGACTATCGGCTATTCGCGAGCCGTGGAAAAGTTTCTCAAAAAAGCCGCCGAAAGTCGGCCCATTGAGGTGGTCGTCGTTGAGTGTGCTCCCGACTGCCTTGGTCAGCAACTGGCGGCAAATCTAGGCCGTGCCAAGATTCAAACCACCCTCATATCGGATGCCGCTATCTTCGCCATTATGTCCCGCATTAATAAGATCATCATTGGTACGCACTCGGTTCTTGCAAACGGTGGTCTGCAAGCGTTGTGCGGAACGTACAGTTTAGCTTTATCGGCGAAACACTTTTCGGTGCCAGTGATCGTGTTAGCTCCAACGTATAAATTAACACCGGTGCACCTGTGCAACTACGAGCAAGGTGATTTCAATATTCTCAACAACACAGAAGCGGTGTTGCCATTCAAATGTCCTGCGGCTCGGTTTACTAAAGCGTACAACCCGCTGTTTGACTATGTTCCGCCAGAACTGGTCACGCTTTTCATCACCAACAA CGGAGCAAATGCACCATCGTACGTTTACCGTCTGATAAGTGAACTCTACCATCCGGAAGATAATCAACTATGA
- the LOC131287678 gene encoding ras-related protein Rab-43 — translation MSSTRSPTSLITTNGDESFDFLFKIVLIGDCGTGKTCIVQRFKSGNFIESHGNTIGVDFSMKAVTVDGKKVKLQIWDTAGQERFRTITQSYYRSANGVIIVYDITKRSSFLSLQRWIDEVRRYTASNVMIFVIGNKSDLDSIREVEFSEAQNMCQYIPEVMFVMETSAKDNRFIEDAFMTLATELKRRHDGVTAAEEEEAITLGKSKSLSTNGCNAVCNVT, via the exons aTGTCCAGCACCCGCAGTCCTACGTCGCTGATAACAACAAACGGCGACGAATCCTTTGACTTCCTGTTTAAAATTGTCCTGATTGGAGACTGTGGTACCGGAAAGACATGCATCGTGCAGCGGTTCAAGTCGGGAAACTTCATCGAAAGTCACGGCAATACAATCGGCGTGGATTTCTCAATGAAGGCGGTCACAGTGGACGGGAAGAAAGTAAAG CTTCAAATCTGGGATACAGCTGGCCAGGAACGGTTCCGCACCATTACGCAAAGCTACTATCGATCAGCTAACGGAGTCATAATTG TATACGACATCACCAAGCGCTCGTCATTTCTCAGCCTCCAGCGTTGGATCGACGAAGTCCGCCGGTATACTGCGTCGAACGTTATGATCTTCGTAATAGGTAACAAATCCGACCTGGACTCGATCCGGGAGGTGGAATTTTCAGAGGCCCAAAACATGTGCCAATACATCCCGGAGGTTATGTTTGTGATGGAAACATCGGCGAAAGATAATCGATTCATTGAAGACGCATTCATGACGCTGGCGACTGAGCTGAAG AGACGCCACGACGGGGTAACGGCAGCCGAAGAGGAAGAAGCCATAACGCTGGGAAAAAGCAAGAGCTTATCAACCAACGGATGCAATGCGGTGTGCAATGTAACGTGA